The Vigna unguiculata cultivar IT97K-499-35 chromosome 6, ASM411807v1, whole genome shotgun sequence genome contains a region encoding:
- the LOC114188210 gene encoding protein AUXIN RESPONSE 4, which translates to MAIITEEPEPEPQQQPHKPKTKPKPPSSPPPHSNTNNGNNNPFSFWFYFTLSVSLFTLIFVFTSSLSPRDPKAWFLTLPTSLRHHYSNGRTIKVQTHPNEAPIQVFTFQEGSTSSENVVIVHGQGLSSYSYRQLAKSLAAKGVHVTAVDLPGHGFSDKSVEVSVEGVDGVLGRFQYVYSEIQEKGIFWAFDQMVETGQIPYEEILARMSKRKVRKPVDLGPQEMGKVLGEVIDSMGLAPVHLVLHDSALGLSADFVSQRAELVRSVTLIDAASYGAFPLWVLEVPVVREVVLGVSFVYAKVVGLCCSKRVGVTDSDALRLFLKERDARGAVVNVGKRVNSSFDMAEWGEGLKGMPMQVLWSATWSKEWSQEGDRVANAIPQASFVTHSGGRWAQEDAAVEIADKISQFVLSLPKSVRKVEEESIPEHIQKMLDEAKSSGHDHHHHHSHGHDHHDEL; encoded by the exons ATGGCTATCATCACAGAAGAACCAGAACCAGAGCCACAACAACAACCTCACAAACCAAAAACCAAACCCAAACCTCCGTCTTCTCCACCACCCCACAGCAACACCAACAACGGCAACAACAACCCCTTCTCTTTCTGGTTCTACTTCACTCTCTCCGTTTCCCTCTTCACTCTCATCTTTGTATTCACCTCTTCCCTTTCTCCCCGTGACCCCAAAGCCTGGTTCCTCACTCTCCCCACTTCCCTCCGCCACCACTACTCCAACGGCCGCACCATCAAGGTCCAGACGCACCCCAACGAAGCCCCCATCCAAGTATTCACCTTTCAAGAGGGTTCAACATCGTCCGAAAACGTAGTCATTGTGCATGGCCAGGGTCTCAGCTCATACTCCTACCGCCAACTCGCCAAATCTCTCGCCGCCAAGGGAGTGCACGTGACCGCCGTTGACCTCCCCGGACACGGCTTCTCCGACAAGTCCGTGGAGGTGTCCGTGGAGGGGGTCGACGGGGTTCTGGGGCGGTTTCAGTACGTGTACAGTGAGATTCAAGAGAAGGGTATCTTCTGGGCGTTTGATCAGATGGTGGAAACCGGTCAAATACCGTACGAGGAGATTCTAGCGCGTATGTCGAAGAGAAAAGTGAGAAAGCCCGTTGATTTGGGTCCACAAGAGATGGGAAAAGTGTTGGGGGAAGTCATCGATTCGATGGGGCTTGCACCTGTTCACTTAGTTCTGCACGATTCCGCGTTGGGGTTGAGTGCTGATTTTGTTTCTCAGAGAGCTGAGTTGGTGAGGAGCGTGACGCTTATCGATGCGGCGTCGTATGGGGCTTTTCCCCTTTGGGTGCTGGAGGTGCCTGTGGTGAGGGAAGTGGTGTTGGGGGTTTCTTTTGTGTATGCTAAGGTGGTGGGTTTGTGCTGTTCCAAGAGGGTTGGAGTGACGGATTCGGATGCGTTGAGGTTGTTTTTGAAGGAGAGGGATGCGAGGGGCGCGGTTGTGAATGTGGGGAAGAGGGTGAATTCAAGCTTTGACATGGCAGAGTGGGGTGAGGGATTGAAAGGTATGCCAATGCAGGTGCTGTGGTCTGCAACCTGGTCTAAGGAATGGAGTCAGGAAGGTGATAGGGTTGCCAATGCGATTCCACAGGCCAGTTTTGTTACACATTCTGGAGGCCGCTGGGCTCAG GAGGATGCAGCAGTGGAGATAGCTGACAAAATTTCTCAGTTTGTGTTGTCATTACCAAAGTCTGTCAGAAAGGTTGAGGAAGAGTCCATCCCAGAACACATACAGAAGATGCTTGATGAAGCAAAAAGCAGTGGTCATGatcaccaccaccatcatagtcaTGGACATGATCACCATGATGAACTATGA